One stretch of Streptomyces sp. A2-16 DNA includes these proteins:
- a CDS encoding response regulator transcription factor, with translation MPRDHRPAKSIRVLLAEDQGMMRGALALLLGMEPDILVVAQVAAGDAIVDAALTHRPDVALLDIELPGMSGLDAAAELRDQAPDCRVLILTTFGRPGYLRRAMEAGAAGFLVKDGPVEELAASIRRVLTGETVIDPALAAAALSAGPNPLTARECEVLKASTDGATVADIAEKLHLSESTVRNYLSSAIGKTGTRNRMEAVRAARQQGWL, from the coding sequence ATGCCCCGGGACCACCGGCCCGCCAAGTCGATCCGTGTGCTGCTCGCCGAGGACCAGGGGATGATGCGGGGCGCGCTCGCGCTGCTGCTCGGGATGGAGCCGGACATCCTGGTCGTGGCCCAGGTCGCGGCGGGCGACGCGATCGTGGACGCGGCGCTCACGCACCGCCCCGACGTGGCGCTGCTCGACATCGAGTTGCCGGGGATGAGCGGTCTGGACGCCGCCGCCGAGCTGCGCGACCAGGCGCCGGACTGCCGGGTGCTGATCCTGACCACCTTCGGAAGACCTGGCTATCTGCGCCGGGCCATGGAGGCGGGAGCCGCCGGTTTCCTCGTCAAGGACGGTCCCGTCGAGGAGTTGGCCGCCTCGATCCGCCGGGTGCTGACCGGCGAGACCGTGATCGACCCCGCCCTCGCCGCGGCCGCCCTCAGCGCAGGACCGAACCCCCTGACCGCGCGTGAGTGCGAGGTCCTCAAGGCCTCCACGGACGGCGCGACGGTGGCCGACATCGCCGAGAAGCTCCACCTCTCCGAGTCCACCGTCCGCAACTACCTCTCCTCCGCCATCGGCAAGACCGGCACCCGCAACCGGATGGAGGCGGTGCGGGCGGCCCGGCAGCAGGGGTGGCTGTGA
- a CDS encoding C4-type zinc ribbon domain-containing protein produces the protein MNAAPADQIRLLDVQDLDVRLQQLTHKRRSLPEHAEIESLTKDATQLRDLLVAAQTEESDTAREQTKAEQDVDQVRQRAARDQQRLDSGAVTSPKDLENLQREITSLAKRQGDLEDVVLEVMERLESAQERVAELTGRVASVQSKIEDATARRDAAFETLDGEIASVTKEREVIAAVVPADLLKLYDKLREQQGGIGAAKLYQRTCQGCRQELAITDINEIRAAAPDTVVRCENCRRILVRTSESGL, from the coding sequence CTGAACGCCGCGCCCGCCGACCAGATCCGCCTCCTCGACGTCCAGGACCTCGACGTCCGCCTCCAGCAGCTCACCCACAAGCGCAGGTCGCTTCCCGAGCACGCCGAGATCGAGTCGCTCACCAAGGACGCCACCCAGCTGCGCGACCTCCTGGTGGCCGCCCAGACCGAGGAGAGCGACACCGCCCGCGAGCAGACCAAGGCGGAGCAGGACGTGGACCAGGTGCGCCAGCGCGCCGCCCGCGACCAGCAGCGCCTGGACTCCGGTGCCGTGACCTCGCCCAAGGACCTGGAGAACCTCCAGCGCGAGATCACCTCCCTCGCCAAGCGCCAGGGCGACCTCGAGGACGTCGTCCTGGAGGTCATGGAGCGCCTGGAGTCCGCGCAGGAGCGGGTCGCCGAGCTGACCGGGCGCGTCGCCTCCGTCCAGTCGAAGATCGAGGACGCCACCGCCCGGCGTGACGCGGCCTTCGAGACGCTGGACGGCGAGATCGCCTCGGTGACCAAGGAGCGCGAGGTCATCGCGGCCGTCGTGCCCGCGGACCTCCTCAAGCTCTACGACAAGCTCCGCGAGCAGCAGGGCGGCATCGGCGCGGCCAAGCTGTACCAGCGCACCTGCCAGGGCTGCCGCCAGGAGCTCGCCATCACCGACATCAACGAGATCCGCGCGGCCGCGCCGGACACCGTGGTGCGCTGCGAGAACTGCCGCCGCATCCTGGTGCGCACGTCCGAGTCCGGCCTGTAA
- a CDS encoding SigE family RNA polymerase sigma factor, which translates to MGDRKQPRDEEFQSFVIGRWPRLMRTAFLLTGEQHAAEDLVQSTLEQAYVAWRRVGSADDPEAYVRRVMINAHARKHRRRLREFLARGDDSGLVREIADTGDLIAQADDRSALLTALAQLPPRQREAVVLRYWEDLTETQTAEAMGCSVGSVKSNAAKGIAKLRAIPGLADMVTQGGRQ; encoded by the coding sequence ATGGGGGATCGGAAACAGCCTCGGGACGAGGAGTTCCAGAGCTTTGTCATCGGCCGCTGGCCGCGGCTGATGCGGACGGCATTTCTCCTCACGGGGGAGCAGCACGCCGCGGAGGACCTGGTCCAGTCGACCCTCGAACAGGCCTATGTGGCCTGGCGCAGGGTCGGCTCGGCGGACGATCCGGAGGCGTACGTACGGCGCGTGATGATCAACGCGCATGCGCGCAAGCACCGCAGAAGGCTCCGGGAGTTCCTGGCACGGGGGGACGACTCGGGTCTGGTCCGCGAGATCGCCGACACCGGTGACCTCATCGCCCAGGCCGACGACCGAAGCGCCCTGCTGACGGCGCTGGCCCAACTGCCGCCCCGGCAGCGGGAGGCGGTGGTCCTGCGGTACTGGGAGGACCTGACCGAGACCCAGACGGCCGAGGCGATGGGCTGCTCGGTCGGCTCGGTGAAGAGCAACGCGGCCAAGGGGATCGCGAAACTTCGCGCCATACCCGGACTGGCCGACATGGTGACGCAGGGAGGGCGGCAGTGA
- a CDS encoding 3-oxoacyl-ACP reductase produces the protein MTRTGVLPLEGLAAIVTGAGRGLGRAEALELARLGAAVVVNDFGQPGRDGSGEASAGPAEQVADEIRALGGRAVAHTGDVADHQQARELVELAITEFGRLDILVNNAGILRDRMVFSMTEGEWDAVIRVHLKGHFNTTRFAAAHWRERFKAAGGPVYGRIVNTSSEAFLAGSAGQPNYAAAKGGIVGLTTSTALALAKYGVTANAICPRARTRMTEDVFAGLEQPESGLDPLAPEHVAPLVGYLASPAAERVNGQLLVVHGGMVVVVERPRVQAKFDSKQDTFTYDELDALLTPHYARRPAGETFAAAEVLGLKRE, from the coding sequence ATGACAAGGACAGGGGTGCTGCCGCTCGAAGGGCTCGCGGCGATCGTCACCGGCGCCGGCCGGGGTCTGGGCCGGGCCGAGGCGCTGGAGCTGGCCCGGCTCGGCGCGGCCGTGGTCGTCAACGACTTCGGACAGCCCGGCCGGGACGGCTCCGGCGAGGCGTCCGCGGGCCCCGCCGAGCAGGTCGCCGACGAGATCCGGGCCCTGGGCGGTCGGGCCGTCGCCCACACCGGGGACGTGGCCGATCACCAACAGGCCCGGGAGCTCGTCGAGTTGGCGATCACCGAGTTCGGCAGGCTCGACATCCTCGTCAACAACGCGGGCATCCTGCGCGACCGCATGGTCTTCTCCATGACCGAGGGCGAGTGGGACGCGGTGATCCGGGTCCACCTCAAGGGGCACTTCAACACCACCCGGTTCGCGGCCGCGCACTGGCGGGAGCGGTTCAAGGCGGCGGGCGGGCCGGTGTACGGCCGTATCGTCAACACCTCCTCGGAGGCGTTCCTCGCCGGGTCCGCCGGACAGCCCAACTACGCGGCCGCCAAGGGCGGGATCGTCGGACTCACCACCTCGACGGCCCTCGCGCTCGCCAAGTACGGCGTCACGGCCAACGCCATCTGCCCGCGCGCCCGCACCCGGATGACCGAGGACGTCTTCGCCGGCCTCGAACAGCCCGAGTCGGGGCTCGACCCCCTCGCCCCCGAGCATGTCGCCCCGCTCGTCGGCTACTTGGCCTCACCGGCCGCCGAGCGCGTCAACGGACAGCTGCTCGTCGTACACGGAGGGATGGTCGTCGTCGTCGAACGACCGCGGGTGCAGGCCAAGTTCGACAGCAAGCAGGACACCTTCACCTACGACGAACTGGACGCGCTGCTCACCCCGCACTACGCGCGGCGGCCGGCGGGGGAGACCTTCGCGGCGGCCGAAGTGCTGGGGCTCAAGCGGGAGTAG
- a CDS encoding MaoC/PaaZ C-terminal domain-containing protein, with amino-acid sequence MPIDAATALAAEPRTGEISWTSKDVQLYHLGIGAGIPATDPDELRYTLESRLHVLPSFATVAGSGSPGVISGLSMPGIEVDLAKVLHGGQSLVIHRPLPAQGTATATHRIAAVYDKGKAAVLVLRTDVADAEGPLWTNDAQIFVRGEGGWGGDRGPSARLEPPTGEPDRIVERSIREDQALLYRLSGDWNPLHADPEFAKVAGFERPILHGLCTYGMTLKAVVDTLLGGDVTRVRSYVTRFAGVVYPGETLRIRMWHTPRSTRIAVSSVERDDAPVLADTVVEHS; translated from the coding sequence ATGCCCATCGACGCCGCCACAGCCCTCGCCGCCGAGCCCCGGACCGGCGAGATCTCCTGGACCTCGAAGGACGTCCAGCTCTACCACCTCGGGATCGGGGCGGGCATCCCTGCCACCGACCCCGACGAACTGCGCTACACCCTCGAATCCCGGCTGCACGTCCTGCCGAGCTTCGCCACGGTCGCGGGCTCGGGATCGCCGGGAGTGATCAGCGGTCTGTCCATGCCCGGCATCGAGGTCGATCTCGCCAAGGTCCTGCACGGCGGCCAGTCACTGGTCATCCACCGCCCCCTCCCCGCCCAGGGCACCGCGACCGCCACCCACCGCATCGCCGCCGTGTACGACAAGGGCAAGGCGGCCGTCCTGGTCCTGCGGACCGACGTCGCGGACGCCGAGGGCCCGTTGTGGACCAACGACGCCCAGATCTTCGTCCGGGGCGAGGGCGGCTGGGGCGGCGACCGCGGCCCCTCCGCCCGTCTGGAACCCCCCACCGGTGAGCCCGACCGGATCGTGGAGCGCTCGATCCGCGAGGACCAGGCCCTGCTCTACCGCCTCTCCGGCGACTGGAACCCGCTGCACGCCGACCCGGAGTTCGCCAAGGTCGCCGGGTTCGAACGGCCCATCCTGCACGGGCTGTGCACCTACGGCATGACGCTCAAGGCGGTCGTCGACACGCTGCTCGGCGGGGACGTGACCCGGGTGCGCTCCTACGTGACCCGGTTCGCCGGGGTCGTCTACCCGGGCGAGACCCTGCGGATCCGGATGTGGCACACACCGCGGTCCACCAGGATCGCCGTCAGTTCCGTGGAACGCGACGACGCGCCCGTCCTCGCCGACACCGTCGTCGAACACTCCTGA
- a CDS encoding DHA2 family efflux MFS transporter permease subunit has product MLEAADATRRPPRLRPAPPAWLVVALACAGQFLVVLDVSVVNVALPSIRADLGMSESGLQWVVNAYSIAFAGFMLLGGRAGDLYGRKRMFLVGLGLFTVASLAGGLAEGGGQLLLARAAQGLGAAVLAPATLTIVTSAVPEGAARARAIATWTAVGAGGGAAGGFFGGLLVDTLSWRWVLLINVPVGAVVLLGSLWWLTESRNGDGRRLDLPGALLVTGGLAVLAYGISQTEAEGWTATATLVPLAAGLLLICAFLIVESRTTAPLMPLGLLRVRAVASANAAMFLSGSALFCTWYFITLYAQNVLDYSPLQAGLAMLPSSLAIVLGSKLAPRLMRRLGARRVAALGTLVALTGYGWQSTMTADGAFVPSIMGPGILMMLGAGLASTPLASLATSGAAPGEAGLVSGLVNTSRTMGGSLGLAVLSTLAAARTGNGTSAQALTEGYALAFRVGTGLLLCGLVLMLVWLPRRIPQG; this is encoded by the coding sequence ATGCTCGAAGCCGCTGACGCCACCCGCAGACCCCCTCGTCTCCGCCCCGCGCCCCCGGCCTGGCTGGTGGTGGCGCTCGCGTGCGCCGGTCAGTTCCTCGTCGTGCTCGACGTGTCCGTCGTCAATGTGGCGCTGCCCTCGATCCGCGCCGACCTGGGCATGAGCGAGTCCGGCCTCCAGTGGGTGGTCAACGCCTACTCCATCGCCTTCGCCGGGTTCATGCTGCTCGGCGGCCGGGCCGGTGACCTCTACGGCCGCAAGCGGATGTTCCTGGTCGGGCTCGGCCTGTTCACCGTCGCCTCGCTGGCCGGCGGGCTCGCCGAGGGCGGCGGCCAGCTGCTGCTCGCGCGCGCGGCGCAGGGCCTCGGCGCGGCGGTCCTCGCCCCCGCGACCCTGACCATCGTCACCTCGGCCGTCCCGGAGGGCGCCGCCCGGGCCCGCGCGATAGCCACCTGGACGGCGGTCGGCGCGGGCGGCGGCGCGGCCGGCGGATTCTTCGGCGGCCTCCTCGTCGACACCCTGTCCTGGCGCTGGGTGCTGCTGATCAACGTGCCCGTCGGCGCGGTGGTCCTGCTGGGCTCGCTGTGGTGGCTCACCGAGAGCCGCAACGGCGACGGCCGACGCCTGGACCTGCCGGGAGCACTGCTGGTCACCGGGGGACTGGCCGTCCTGGCGTACGGCATCTCGCAGACCGAGGCCGAGGGGTGGACGGCGACCGCCACCCTGGTCCCGCTGGCGGCCGGGCTGCTGCTGATCTGCGCGTTCCTGATCGTCGAGTCCCGTACGACGGCCCCGCTCATGCCCCTCGGACTGCTCAGGGTGCGTGCCGTGGCGTCGGCGAACGCGGCGATGTTCCTCAGCGGCTCCGCCCTGTTCTGCACGTGGTACTTCATCACCCTCTACGCCCAGAACGTCCTCGACTACTCCCCGCTGCAAGCCGGACTCGCCATGCTGCCGAGCTCCCTCGCCATCGTGCTCGGCTCCAAGCTCGCGCCCCGCCTCATGCGCCGGCTCGGGGCGCGTCGGGTGGCGGCCCTCGGGACCCTCGTCGCGCTCACCGGGTACGGCTGGCAGTCGACGATGACCGCGGACGGCGCGTTCGTCCCCTCGATCATGGGCCCGGGCATCCTGATGATGCTGGGCGCGGGCCTCGCCTCGACCCCGCTCGCCTCCCTGGCCACCTCCGGTGCGGCGCCGGGGGAGGCCGGTCTGGTGTCCGGGCTGGTCAACACCTCGCGCACGATGGGCGGCTCGCTGGGGCTCGCGGTGCTGTCGACGCTCGCCGCCGCCCGGACGGGCAACGGGACCTCGGCGCAGGCGCTGACGGAGGGGTACGCGCTGGCGTTCCGGGTGGGCACCGGACTGCTGCTCTGCGGCCTGGTGCTGATGCTGGTGTGGCTGCCGAGAAGAATTCCTCAGGGCTGA
- a CDS encoding Zn-dependent alcohol dehydrogenase produces the protein MRAAVLHETGQEKLEVHDDVEAVGFGPGRVRIRVRATGLCHSDLSAMSGVLPQPAPFVPGHEGAGEILEVGEGVSHLKAGDRVVVCWLPACGACPACKRGQTELCLAGFMNAGTANFRRPDGDVFGFAGTGTFAEEVVVDAGCAVPIPDDVPFDIAALIGCGVTTGLGAALNTADVEAGSSVAVIGCGGVGISAVQGARLKGAAEIVAVDPVASRREAALKFGATRAVSPDELADAKQQVTAGEGFDYVFEVVGRSATARTAYETTRRGGTLVVVGAGAMDDFLQLNMFELFFDEKRILPSMYGGGDVLRSYERTIALWRAGRVDLDGLITHRVQLSEVNEALDQMRSGTSLRTCIEI, from the coding sequence ATGCGCGCAGCCGTACTGCACGAGACAGGCCAGGAAAAACTCGAGGTCCACGACGACGTCGAGGCGGTGGGCTTCGGGCCCGGCAGGGTGCGGATCCGGGTACGGGCCACCGGACTGTGCCACTCCGACCTGTCCGCCATGAGCGGGGTCCTCCCGCAGCCGGCACCCTTCGTGCCCGGCCACGAGGGCGCCGGCGAGATCCTCGAAGTCGGCGAGGGCGTCAGCCACTTGAAGGCGGGCGACCGGGTCGTCGTCTGCTGGCTGCCCGCCTGCGGAGCCTGTCCCGCCTGCAAGCGCGGCCAGACCGAACTGTGTCTGGCCGGGTTCATGAACGCGGGCACCGCCAACTTCCGGCGTCCCGACGGCGATGTCTTCGGCTTCGCCGGCACCGGCACCTTCGCCGAGGAGGTCGTCGTCGACGCGGGCTGCGCGGTGCCGATACCCGACGACGTGCCCTTCGACATCGCCGCGCTGATCGGCTGCGGGGTCACCACCGGACTCGGGGCCGCGCTCAACACCGCGGACGTGGAGGCCGGTTCGTCGGTCGCCGTCATCGGCTGCGGCGGAGTCGGCATCTCCGCCGTCCAGGGCGCCCGTCTCAAGGGCGCCGCCGAGATCGTCGCCGTCGACCCGGTCGCCTCCCGCCGTGAGGCCGCCCTGAAGTTCGGCGCGACCCGGGCCGTCTCCCCGGACGAACTGGCCGACGCCAAGCAGCAGGTGACCGCCGGCGAGGGCTTCGACTACGTCTTCGAGGTCGTCGGCAGGTCGGCGACCGCCCGCACGGCCTACGAGACCACCCGGCGCGGCGGCACGCTCGTCGTCGTCGGCGCGGGCGCCATGGACGACTTCCTCCAGCTCAACATGTTCGAGCTGTTCTTCGACGAGAAGCGCATCCTGCCGTCCATGTACGGCGGCGGGGACGTGCTGCGCTCCTACGAGCGGACCATCGCCCTGTGGCGGGCCGGCCGTGTCGACCTGGACGGCCTGATCACCCACCGGGTGCAGCTGAGCGAGGTCAACGAGGCGCTGGACCAGATGCGTTCGGGGACCTCCCTCCGTACCTGCATCGAGATCTGA
- a CDS encoding Nif3-like dinuclear metal center hexameric protein has protein sequence MPRLSEVIAALETLWPTERAESWDAVGTVVGDPDQEVMRVLFAVDPVQEIVDEAVKLGADLLVTHHPLYLRGTTTVAASHFKGRVVHTLIKNDIALHVAHTNADTADPGVSDALAGALDLRVVRPLVPDPTDPSGRRGLGRVCELDPPTTVRELAARAAERLPATAQGIRVAGDPEATVRTVAVSGGSGDSLFDQVRAAGVDAFLTADLRHHPVSEFIAARAHSPLALLDAAHWATEWPWCELAAAQLDEISDRHGWDLRVHVSKTVTDPWTAHAASNPTSSSMGAPN, from the coding sequence GTGCCCCGTCTGTCTGAAGTCATCGCCGCGCTGGAGACCCTGTGGCCCACCGAGCGGGCCGAGTCCTGGGACGCGGTCGGCACCGTCGTGGGCGATCCCGACCAGGAGGTCATGCGGGTCCTGTTCGCCGTCGACCCGGTCCAGGAGATCGTCGACGAGGCGGTGAAGCTGGGCGCGGACCTGCTGGTCACCCACCACCCCCTCTACCTGCGCGGCACCACGACCGTGGCGGCCTCCCACTTCAAGGGCCGGGTCGTCCACACCCTCATCAAGAACGACATCGCGCTGCACGTGGCCCACACCAACGCGGACACCGCCGACCCGGGCGTCTCGGACGCCCTCGCGGGCGCGCTCGACCTGCGTGTCGTACGGCCGCTGGTGCCGGACCCGACGGACCCGTCCGGGCGCCGGGGCCTCGGTCGGGTGTGCGAGCTCGACCCCCCGACGACCGTCCGCGAACTCGCCGCGAGGGCCGCCGAGCGGCTGCCCGCCACCGCACAGGGCATCCGTGTGGCCGGCGACCCCGAGGCCACCGTCCGCACGGTCGCCGTCAGCGGCGGCTCCGGCGACAGCCTCTTCGACCAGGTCCGCGCGGCCGGCGTCGACGCCTTCCTCACCGCGGACCTGCGTCATCACCCGGTGTCGGAATTCATCGCGGCCCGCGCCCACAGTCCCCTCGCGCTGCTCGACGCGGCGCACTGGGCCACCGAGTGGCCCTGGTGCGAGCTGGCCGCCGCCCAGCTCGACGAGATCTCCGACCGTCACGGCTGGGACCTGCGCGTGCATGTCTCGAAGACGGTCACCGACCCCTGGACCGCCCACGCGGCGTCCAACCCGACCTCTAGCTCAATGGGAGCCCCCAACTGA